GAATCTGGCATGGACTGTaggaaaaattcataaaatttcaatccATCCGATATTTTTGAATCAGGGAAAATCCTATCCAAAAATTCCGTTACATACAGAGATATGTAAATAGATAAATACAGGACAAATATAAAGTGTGTAAGAAGCACTACTTTAAGCCATaagtttattggaaaaattgctttttaagaaaaactagtagattcaattttatttttttctctacttCAGCATCTGGTAGCATATTGCTTCattcttgttttttaataatgtaaagTAACAAAACTAACTTAAATGGCTATAAAAGACCTTCTCACATGATAGCACATTCTGGAACAATTTTTCTCtatcaaaaattctaaaattgtaCGTTATTATCAATTACATTCcttgttattataaaattgtatttaattatttccaaccatcaatattatcaaaaaatataaaaatttgtaaagtttatctcaataaaacttttcaacttcatataataatttcacaaccAGAGAGCTGCTTTTTACATGTTAGGATAGAATGGGGGATAAACAGGCAAAGAAGTAGGCGCAAAAGGCCTCTTAGCAGGAGTGGCTTGTTCATTAAAAGCATCCCCGTAGCTTCTTTTAACTGCCACGTGAGGTACCACCGGCATCACACCCGGCGTTTGCCCCTGTAATAACTGAGGATATAACATAGGAGGAGGTCTTTGCAATGCAATAGGAATTCTTGGAGGAATGATCATATAAGGATGAGTTGGGACCATAGGCATAAGAGGTACAGTGTGTTGAGGACTTTTAAGGACGGAATTAACTGGGACACCAGCAGCAGTCGACTGTGTACCATTGGGAGACAATTGTGAAATGTTTTGACTGAAAAGGGCAAGATTTTGTTGCGCAAAGTGATTTATCAATAACATTTCATTTTGTGCTTGTTGAGCTTGGTTTTGTCGTGCCATTAAATTGTGTTGTGCAATAATTTGTGCTTGTTGTTGAGCGAATAACGCGGAATTGTCCCAAGTAAATTGATGGGGTGTATGCGTAACCAAACTCTGAGACATAGTAGTGGCCGAGGCCGTTTGAGGGGGAGGAGGGGGAGGTATATTAGTTGGTGGTAGAGGCGCTATTGGAGGTAACATACCGGGACTTAGAAGAGCTGGAGTTGCCTTCGCTGGAGAAACCGGTGCGGGTATCCCTCCAGTTAGTACGAGATTCATATCCTCACCAGAGCATTGGAATACTTCGATATACCGTTGTTTCTTACCAAATATCATGTAACGATGGTGTTTTTGTTGCGCCGTCATAAACGCCGATTGTTCAGAGTCCATTTGAATAAAGGCTTCACCACTGGGTTGACCCTACaacaacaaaaacttatttGAGTTTTAATTAAAGCAATAAGGAGTGTAATATTAACAAGTCTAAGAAAACATTATAACGttaaataaaggaaatattttgaaagacaaactattctaatattattataaaagcttctttttgaccaatctttctatgatcttagataacgtgggaaggagtgcaattgggcaATAATTCGATGATTGATTGACAAAACTACGACTCGTATTCACTTGGTTGTCTTTCGGTGCCTTCGGCAAGCTGTGATCGAGTTTTCCTGCGGTGCGAGACTCGCAAGTACCATGTGTTGTGTGACAACGGACGtttgtcgatttttttggtCCGCgcttagaaaaaatattatatatatataaaatacaatttcacCAACCAAGTATGTGTGAAGGTTATTGCAATCAgacttgttttattttatagctaatgttagCAATTTCGAGTATCAGTGCATATAATTTCGTTAGAAGCTAGTTTcagtatatattttattaaattaaaatggtGGTAGTTGATAAATCAAAGCTTATTAGGCTCTGATTACCCTCTATAGCTCCAATTACCCCATATGCGTTTTAATATgtttgtattaaatattaaaatgccTATAAAAGGGAACGCACCACTACGAAAGCATCTTGAACCTTTTATATCCTAGAAATTGCTATCAAAAAAATGCGGATAAAACATGTAGGAATGGACGCTTGGAAAGTGGCTAGTCACGTTATAATGATATAGATTCAATTAAATTCACTACATCGCTTTTAGAAcgaaaaaataaggaaagaaggcaatcaaaaaaaggaaaagtggaaaaagtaaaaaagaaacTTCTTGAGAATGGAACTGACACGTCTGAAGGAGAAGACATTGAGAATCTTTGCGATTCATCACATCGGCTGTATTCTCTAGAAGGAAAGAAGGCAACCAACAAAAAAGGAGAAGTGAAAAAAGGAACTTCTTAAGAATGGTACTGACATGGCTGAAAAAGTAGACATTGAGAATCTTTGCGACGATGAATGAGAATATTTACGTTATACGGTTacgtttataataaaatttttatgaataataattaagtaTCTTGCATTACACATATGGGATTTTATAGTTTCTTATTTCTCACAAAGTCAGGTAATAGAGCgattctgtttttttattctttaaagTTTATCTGTAGCCAAATGCCCGATTATGTAATGTTAACGCTGTGATTAAATGATAGTGAAATGACTAAGGATTTAGTTTCTAATAAAAAGTTCCTGAAGTATCCATAAATTTgcttttattgaatttcttccTAACAGGCTCAAATTCCTCCTACAAATAAAAGTGAGTTAGTGCTGGATACACATCTAAATTCTTTAAAGACAAAGTACTACCacataatgtaataaaaataatttcgttggaataaactaaacaaaatataaaaagtacagcctctatattaaaaatacacctgtcaaaaaataaaaattgacagaaataaaaatcgacttgCCAGTGAACGTTCAACACGTTCCCGATCACTACCGCTACTGTAGGTAGCAGCTGCGTCGGCTGATTATGACCATACAAGCAATAGCAGTATATACAAGGTGGTCCAGAATTATAGTTCTGACATTTCCTCCAAAAAATAGAGTACTGCTTTATGTAGGTAcaattctttttaaaattcaacaataatGGAGGTACAACCATTcaaagaagtaatttttttaaatatctgcTAAATGGTTTTTATTGTGGAAATGATTATCCAACATTAGGATAGGAAATTTACTTCGTTTTTTTCTAGTTCACTTTAGGAAATtatctccaaaaatatttctttggggcccttataataaaaatttttttgttgcatTCACATAGAATTAATTATTCCTCAGTTTTATAATACAAAACTACATGAGACAGacagataattgaaaaaataagataagaatAAATGGTTTCATCTCCCTTATTCTACTACATATAAATCTTCAGTATTTGAATCTATCTGCGTCGGTTCTGTGTAGGATTCATCAAGTGTGATTAGATTCTCTTAATATTGTCGGACTATCTCATTGCTGGACGTCTTCTAGTATAGTATACAACTTAACAAAGCCTCTATGTCAAAATCATTTTTGCCCAGGCTCCATCCGCAAACCCAACCGACCGTGATCCATTTCAACTCCTTTATTATTTGGCAAAAAAAGTTTACATAAAGCAAGTACCCTGGACCTCCTTGAATAATCATATTCATATAGGTATGTATAGGAGAGATGCATTCTTCccatattttctttcaaagtttTATCCTCTCCATTGAATTTATTCGATAAGCTATACTTTTTCTACCTTCCATCCTGTGGCAAGTTTTACGTTTCCTGTTCAATGTTCCTGTTCAAGTGTTTTTTATGCAGAATTCCCTCTTTATCTACACAGTCTGTGTCTCATTCTTTCGAATCACCTTTCTGCCATTATATCCAGTGGCGTAAGGTACAGAATTACTTCCATAGTCATTGTAGGGAATTATTTTTTGCTCCTGTTATACATAATTGAACTAATTGAACATCCTTTTAATTTATGGTAAAAATATGAGAACAATTCAGATAAAAGTTCAATTTACCTGGATGTACTTAGCTAAGTATGATATATACAAAAACGTATTCATGATAaccattgaaaaaaatgtaaaagtgaTTTAAAATTGTATTCCATACCTGAGAATTAATTACCATATGAACTCCTTGTAAAACGATGTTCTGAGCATAGTCACCTAGGAAATCTAAAATATGTTCGACTTGGGCTTCATATGGCAGTCCTCTTAACCTAACACAGTCTTTTCTAGTTCCGGAAGTTATGTATTGTTGTGGCAATAGAGGCACTTGTGGTATTTGAGCAATAAGAGGAGCTTGCTGTTCATACGTTTTTGGATCCGATGATCTATTCAaaacctgaaataaaaaatttttctccaacaatttgtagacaatctgaacacaaataaaaatattgagggtacgtactgaacacactgtttacaccaccactacaccaacattcacaattacactgtctgacgcgcgtttcgataactaagttaacGTCTTCAGCGACTGAAAGTAAACTGCACAGTCTCTCacagacgataacttggttatcaaaacgggcgtcagacagtgtaattgtgactgttggtgtagtagtggtGTAAACAACGTGtctagtataaataaatatcccCAACGGTaccaaaataatcaatttaattaatcGTTAGTAAGTACAGAACTAATCATTCAGTGGCTGATCCAAAAAAGTATCCATcaagaaaaattaacaattcaattaATGATTTCGACAGGAGCGCATTCAGAAGAATTGTGTTGAGAGAAGTTAACGAAGATAAGGACTTGCCGGATTTTAAAAGATCAaccttttataatttattaaatgaaatgggatttcaatacaaaaaataattgcgTGAAGGCGAGAATACctttgaaaaattaagaaacatgGGTAAATGCTGGACATACTAAAGATAAGGTTTGGGTGAACTCTTCCATACAATCCGAGACAAGTACTTTTGGTGTTagcaataagaataaaaattggaatattatgAATACCtggtttttaaatgaatgtgttCCATATTTTGGCCGTTTACTTTATATCTTTTCCAAAGATATAAAGTAAAAGATATCACAtttacattgtatatttttgtaataataattctgtacaattatttacatatataattaatttatttcttcaaattctcATTTCCTACATCTTTTGacatattaatgcatctaattgttcttgattttaggtctcttctgttttaaaattagttttttttttaataatttttctaagaaaaataaaatttgacatccgcgatttcaaagaaaaaattaaaaatataacgaatatgtatttatttcgttagatgtggtttctctatctacaaatattcctattaccattgtaatatatatgtaatattgtaaaattgtaaacattaataaaaaaattctattaatatcataaaaaacttcaattcacaatcgaaattgaacaaaataataaaattaattttcttggtgtcacattatatgaaattaaccataacataagaacagaatggtatacgaaatcAACTTgatcctcaagatatttgaacttcaattcatgtcatcctatgtcacaaaaatatcagtgataataagttaaGCTGATAGATTTGTCCAGCTATCAGATCCtaaatttagatgcttagcaatttaaaaagcaaaaactgcattgaaagaaaatgattatctggaagaaatgataaataacatatttaagaaaaagataaaaagacaCCACAATCAATTAAAGAACagaacagaaacgaaacatcaatacataaaatattttccctTACTATATGTAcctacaaggactttcccaacaactatcaaattattttaataaatatgatattggtATAAGCCttaaaggacataatacgttatccaaatattgcactaaattgaaatctaaaacactaaaaaacaaaagaaataatatatatcaagtgccctgtactaattgtgacgctgtgtATATAGGGCAGACCTCTcaacatttagaaaatagactaaaaggttatcaatatgataacaaaaataaaactgcgtaacgaaccatgaaatatcaaaaaaacataaattcaattataaagattcaaatatttttgaaacggaatctaatacacgaaaaagagaattcttagaaatggttcacattcataaaaacgaaaaaagctgtagatgataaaaaatacctaaataatttaagtaaaatttatagagctctattttgtaaattagagtaatttttcttattagaacaaatttattttttgactttattcttattttgatattcatgatgaaggtgatcaatataaatacgcaaattgtcagtgccaatatatattttgatagagacttgaagaaaagtcgaaacgtcaaattttatttttcttccaaaaattattaaaaagaaactaattttaaggcagaagagacctaaaatcaagaacattttgatgcattaattaatttatattatcaatCTGCTGTATGAAACTGCAAATTATATTCTTGAATAtgttttgatttactatttttctttgataaatacACTTTAGGCCTTATGATTGCAGTATATAACCTTTGGTTGTAGAGccaattttttacaaacatCTTCCTAAGTGTGTAGAAAGCTTTGATTCCTTTTTCCTTTTGCATTCCATATTACTTTTCCACTTGAGagtttatgaaatttattccatatttttatcTGTAGGTTGTCTTCTAAATTGtagtatttcattttaaaaattcatttataacaaGATATTTCAGCACAGGTCAAAGATGAGCGTACTagcaaaacaagaaaaattatacaaatcaAAAACCTATAAAATAGTTTGCAAACTAAGgatttttgtttcaagttaATCTTAATCTCTGACCTGCATAATCGATATTATGTATATACAATTTTCAGTTATATCTTTTCATTCTagcaataattgaaatatagaGCAATGAATCAGACATTTCAATGTATccaaatttataaacaataattattatttaaacataTTGCCACTACATACGATTATAGTTTgttttgttacatttttctatataataattcCTCGTGGATAAACAAGTTTGTGATAAgaagaaaatcatagaaaaatccttagaaaaattggaaaataggACAGTCTTCAAGAACACTGTAATTATTTACTATTCATTCCTCTTTGAGCaggtaaatttttaattcaaaaactacAAAGTCGACTtgcgaaaaatagaaaatactatTCATGTTATTCACCAGGAAAAAAAGGTggataaaaacataaataacatACTTGTTGCACTTCTGCAGTTGTCGATCTGAATAATTCGATATACCGAGAGCctatacattttttatgtttggAGAGAGCTTTTGGGGAATCCGATTCGTTTGCAAATAGAACAAATGCATCTCCTGTTGCCCTCCCATCCGGTTTTCTAACGAAAAGCACACCGTCTACACCGTCTAACACAGTACAAGGGTTTTCACCAGCAGAGAAGAACTCCAACtgaaattaacgaaaaaataataatattaatatttgtattataaaattcaaatgcaGTAAACTTAGTTTATAACTACACAGTGTTCAAAAAAAGTATCAGGTATGTGTTAGTccaatataacaaaaactacTAGTAATTTAGAATTTTTCGTTATTGTTCTTTCTTGAAAAAGACTGAAACTCTTCAATCAATCACAGAAAAAAACCAACTCAAGCCACACGCTCGCGATACAAAGTCTctagcaaaaaatctgtagcttccaGTAGTTTTGTGGTTTTATTATCTCAAAGCCATTAGTCTTAGATTTATAATTAGTAATCTAAGTTCTTATTTTGgtgaatagaaaatattcaacagCAATTAatcttaaacaatgaaaaaggattgtaattaacagtaaaaaaatttactactaGTACAACCACTGGCACTACGCTCCTCGCCCTTGGCCTCGTCCACCACAGTCCACCAGTCATCACGGTCCAACACGCTCGGCATCTCCACACCCTCACACCTAACTCCCGAAGATCCTCTTCGATATCATCCAGCCATAGTTTCATAGCCATAGTATCATCCGCTTTGCGCACCCCTTGCTCCTCAGGCATGCGTTCCAAGTGACCTAGCCATCTAAGTCCCACCCTCTTGACTTCTGTCACCAGGCTGGGGTCTTCATAGAGCCAGTAGAGCTCGGTGTTTGTACGGCTGTGCCACACGCTTTGCTCGCACACTGGTCCATATATTCGGTGTAAGATCTTTCGCACCCACGTGTTGAGCAGTCGCTCCTCGCGGATGCTCAACACCCAAGTCTCGCTAGCGTACATTACAACCGGGCGATAGATCCGCTTTTTCGTTCGTTCAATTCAGTAAGCATGACTTTAGTAGTCGTTGGAAATTGAAGTATGCTCTATTTTCCGCTTCCACACGTTCTCTTATTTCGAGTGGTTATTATTTGAATCAACGTTGTTCTTGCTTGGAATCCCACTTTCCCTTCTCGGAATCGGCTGTATATTTCTCTTATCTCTTTCCATTTTCTTTGTACACTTTGTACACGCGTTTTTTTCTTCTACACACATAGGATGTCGCTGTTCTGGCACTTacagtaaaaaaagtttaaatgtgtcaagtttatatgaaattaaccTATCAATATTTAGTGTTTCTTCCTCTGGTGCTGGTAACAGCTTCCAATCGCTTTTTCATGGATCGAATAAGTTTCTTTAATCGATCTTCTAGCCCGATTTTTTCTCTAAACTTCATCCTATAAatgctcgataggatttaagtccGAGCTAAGCGCTGGCTAATCCATAGAGGAAATTTCATTCCCTAAAATATCTGTTATGTATCGATTTGCTGTTAATCCCCCCTCTCCACCGTCAGTTGCAATAAAAACCGATTAAAACGTCCCTCCAAACCATCCAGAAACATCCTCTAGAAGCCAAGTTTCCTATTATGCAACAATGTGCGAAACTTTCTCTAGGTGTATTGTATACTCCTCGTCTCCTATCACTACCATGCAGGCATACTATGCTTTCGTCTGAAAAGAGAACGAAGCTACATTGTTCGAAAGTTCAATTCACGTGTTCTCAGCAAATGGTAGATGAGCTGGGGTTAATTTTGTGCCAGTAGCTGGATTTATGGGTCAAGATTAGATGCCTTGAGCCTACTGCTGACTGTCAAGCTAATCCTCGCTCTTGTTGAACTTGAACACCGATAAGGACCCGAATTCTCAGCTATGTGCTGACAATGAATCGGTCACTTCACTTGAACGTGTACTTATTTTCCAGAACCGCGTCTTTGATGAAGGTTACCAATGTCTTGGTAGCGATGGTAAACTTTGGAAACAGCAGACTTACTCATGTACTCTACCATTTCTTCACGCCATGATAAAAAAACATTGTCTCACTCAGACTAACCATTTTCTCGATGGCTTTTCCCATCACTCACCAGCCCAACTCAATTTTGTGATTGATACATTCATACGAGATATAGCTATCAAATAACAAG
This genomic interval from Diorhabda sublineata isolate icDioSubl1.1 chromosome 7, icDioSubl1.1, whole genome shotgun sequence contains the following:
- the LOC130446551 gene encoding RNA-binding protein fusilli isoform X1, yielding MSIKGLNMIGPHYICVLYVTTAGLQGPLMGSDEQEIVLLIYVIVDVIQNKVVGVQQYPIRPQVADINENILSTEVISESVLTDDIIKTTGRQLEDVLNDFHNYCNNLHIDPHSSGFRIVTDGQLPLRQCLHPEACRKDIDLPTYYSTFHDLRKEVAKCLGRMDDIPQTVSSMLEYLEIEPEPDNEFYKREAKDMVNIVQRLISVGHRFEIPENIHLTLEPGICSKDDEIDSNCVVRARGLPWQSSDQDIAKFFRGLNVAKGGVALCLSAQGRRNGEALVRFVSQEHRDMALKRHKHHLGARWIEVYRATGNDFLSIAGGSSCEAQAFLSKGAAVIIRMRGLPYDCSAKQVLEFFSAGENPCTVLDGVDGVLFVRKPDGRATGDAFVLFANESDSPKALSKHKKCIGSRYIELFRSTTAEVQQVLNRSSDPKTYEQQAPLIAQIPQVPLLPQQYITSGTRKDCVRLRGLPYEAQVEHILDFLGDYAQNIVLQGVHMVINSQGQPSGEAFIQMDSEQSAFMTAQQKHHRYMIFGKKQRYIEVFQCSGEDMNLVLTGGIPAPVSPAKATPALLSPGMLPPIAPLPPTNIPPPPPPQTASATTMSQSLVTHTPHQFTWDNSALFAQQQAQIIAQHNLMARQNQAQQAQNEMLLINHFAQQNLALFSQNISQLSPNGTQSTAAGVPVNSVLKSPQHTVPLMPMVPTHPYMIIPPRIPIALQRPPPMLYPQLLQGQTPGVMPVVPHVAVKRSYGDAFNEQATPAKRPFAPTSLPVYPPFYPNM